From one Humulus lupulus chromosome 8, drHumLupu1.1, whole genome shotgun sequence genomic stretch:
- the LOC133795539 gene encoding uncharacterized protein LOC133795539, with product MLQRLRTRDQLHKFQPLMDQSCLLCGGDIESIGHLFFHCHYSSICLQKLKQRLGWSSASLNLLHLIRWIHKAKRLSVVRKSIIYAVLAALVYHLWRVRNDVFWSNKLWHVDNIVQRVVREIQFRISLVMPKKAKAIDREWVTKFSKS from the coding sequence ATGTTGCAGAGGCTTCGTACTAGAGATCAATTGCACAAGTTTCAGCCGTTAATGGACCAATCTTGTCTGCTTTGTGGAGGTGATATTGAGAGTATTGGTCATCTCTTTTTTCACTGTCACTATAGCAGTATTTGTTTGCAGAAGCTTAAGCAGAGATTGGGTTGGAGTTCAGCTTCCTTAAACCTGTTGCATCTTATCCGTTGGATCCATAAAGCTAAGAGGTTGAGTGTTGTTCGGAAGAGCATCATATATGCTGTTCTTGCAGCTCTTGTTTATCACTTATGGAGAGTTCGAAATGATGTGTTTTGGAGCAACAAATTATGGCATGTAGATAATATTGTACAAAGAGTTGTTAGAGAGATTCAGTTTAGGATTTCTCTTGTAATGCCTAAAAAGGCTAAAGCTATAGATAGGGAATGGGTCACTAAGTTCAGCAAGAGCTAG
- the LOC133795536 gene encoding uncharacterized protein LOC133795536 produces the protein MGLEENQIRPPTTPILGFNSQRVYPKGVIRLTVVAGERALPVDFLIIDSTTNYNAIMGRNWIHRMQGIVSTLHQVMRCQSLNGRYTVDIKGCQKQTKKRFLTLKDINNSGTASHNDSPDK, from the coding sequence atGGGGCTAGAGGAGAATCAGATCCGGCCCCCCACCACGCCCATTTTGGGCTTCAACAGCCAAAGAGTATATCCGAAGGGAGTCATTCGCTTAACTGTGGTGGCTGGAGAACGCGCCTTGCCAGTAGACTTTCTCATTATAGATTCCACCACAAACTACAACGCCATCATGGGGAGAAATTGGATCCACCGGATGCAGGGGATAGTCTCAACTCTACATCAGGTGATGCGGTGTCAATCACTCAACGGGCGCTACACCGTTGATATCAAGGGCTGCCAGAAGCAGACCAAAAAGCGCTTCCTTACCTTGAAAGACATAAATAACTCTGGCACTGCTTCCCATAATGACTCCCCTGACAAATAG
- the LOC133795538 gene encoding spindle and kinetochore-associated protein 1 homolog yields the protein MKGGLTLDKVNAAINDMASFAGANAQIIIAAPKKELRDIATTEAVKGKHFFLESDIKGPALKLDNTGKAFLNVLRHLGRISETRIGHHRVIILLKPH from the exons ATGAAAGGAGGACTTACTCTTGATAAGGTCAATGCAGCAATTAATGACATGGCATCATTTGCCGGAGCCAATGCTCAGATTATTATAGCAGCTCCAAAGAAG GAACTGAGAGATATTGCAACTACAGAAGCAGTAAAGGGAAAACACTTCTTTCTTGAAAGTGACATAAAAGGACCAGCACTGAAGCTTGACAACACTGGAAAAGCTTTTCTAAAT GTCCTTCGCCATCTTGGTCGAATAAGCGAGACGCGTATTGGGCATCACCGTGTGATTATTCTCTTGAAGCCCCACTGA
- the LOC133795537 gene encoding uncharacterized protein LOC133795537 produces the protein MSDRCQPFLQCIRKSANTTWGPEQRKASEELKTYLSSPPILNSPIANEDLFLYLSVSQFAVSFVLFREEANRQKPVFYCSKMLLDAETRYSMMEKLALALLTAKKKLRQYFESYTIIVYTDYPLKQLLSKPNLSGRLSKWAIELGTYDIQFSPRKAKKGQVLADFLVEIQSFTPDTLPELLESEDQWVWTMHTDGASNSQGAGIGIVLKAPSGLKIEEAIRLEQSTTNNEAEYEALIYGLELAREMGIQRLNVRGDSQLMIEQVAGNFDTKAPHLASLLQKVTDLRLHFLQFELTQVPREKNQKADALAKLASAGGCTRQSSISISRSSKDMEVYSTSSEPECWMDPIIRYLSTSELPPNPKDAKLLRLQAQRYSIIHGTLYRKSFNGPYLRCLRPSEAKKLLEEIHEGTCGNHTGGRNLAHKALTTGYYWPYMMTEAHYYAKKCDKCQRFAPTIHQPAQTLHSIVAPWPFAKWGMDVVGELPKAAGGRRYALVATDYFTKWVVAEAYVTVSKTDTMSFIWKHIICQFGIPWEIVVDNGTPFQNAKVQELCDTYKIKLSFASVTYPQGNGQAEASNKVIFANIKKNLEDKKGAWAEELPKVLWAYRTTKRSSTGESPFAMVYGTEAIILTEVGLPTLRTEITSDQTTNNIKLLHNLDLLEEVRTVAQLRLENYQKAVERYYNKRVHSCTFREGDWVLHKVTGNKKKLEPNWEGPFEIIKVLGKGPYTLKNNLTKR, from the exons ATGTCTGACCGTTGCCAGCCCTTCTTGCAGTGCATAAGAAAATCTGCCAACACCACCTGGGGACCGGAGCAAAGAAAAGCGTCGGAAGAACTGAAAACTTATTTGAGCTCCCCTCCTATATTGAACTCCCCCATAGCTAATGAAGATTTATTCTTATACTTGTCCGTCTCACAATTCGCTGTGAGTTTTGTTCTCTTCCGAGAAGAAGCCAATCGTCAGAAGCCAGTGTTCTACTGCAGCAAGATGCTCCTGGACGCTGAAACTCGTTACAGTATGATGGAAAAGTTGGCACTCGCACTCCTTACGGCAAAGAAGAAGTTACGACAATATTTTGAAAGCTACACCATCATTGTATATACGGACTATCCATTAAAGCAATTATTGAGTAAGCCCAACCTCTCTGGAAGGTTATCTAAATGGGCAATTGAGCTAGGGACGTACGATATTCAGTTCTCACCACGAAAAGCTAAAAAAGGACAGGTACTAGCTGACTTCCTGGTTGAAATTCAGTCGTTCACCCCTGACACTCTGCCAGAATTGTTAGAGTCAGAAGATCAATGGGTGTGGACGATGCATACTGACGGAGCATCCAATTCCCAAGGGGCTGGTATTGGCATCGTCTTAAAAGCTCCCTCGGGCCTCAAAATCGAAGAAGCCATTCGTTTAGAGCAATCCACGacgaataatgaagcagaatatgaggcactaATCTATGGTTTAGAATTAGCACGAGAAATGGGCATCCAACGTCTAAATGTCAGAGGAGACTCACAGCTTATGATAGAGCAAGTGGCTGGAAATTTCGATACTAAAGCACCCCATCTGGCCAGCCTTCTACAGAAGGTAACTGACTTGCGATTGCATTTTCTCCAGTTCGAACTCACACAAGTACCTAGGGAGAAAAATCAGAAGGCCGATGCCCTTGCCAAATTAGCCTCTGCAGGAGGTTGCACGCGCCAGTCCTCCATATCTATAAGCCGATCAAGCAAAGACATGGAAGTCTATTCAACCTCATCAGAACCTGAATGCTGGATGGATCCAATCATAAGATACTTGTCCACCTCCGAACTCCCACCTAATCCAAAAGATGCAAAACTTTTGCGCCTTCAGGCACAGCGTTATTCCATAATCCATGGGACGCTGTACCGCAAGTCCTTCAACGGTCCCTACCTACGGTGTTTGCGTCCGTCAGAAGCTAAAAAATtgctagaagagatacatgagggGACATGCGGGAATCACACAGGGGGGCGGAATTTGGCACACAAAGCACTTACAACggggtattactggccatacatgatgacagaagcaCATTACTATGccaaaaaatgcgacaaatgccaacgattcgcacccaccatccatcaacCTGCTCAAACCTTACACTCCATTGTTgcaccttggccttttgcaaaatGGGGTATGGATGTGGTAGGTGAACTACCTAAGGCTGCTGGAGGAAGACGGTATGCTCTTGTAGCcactgattacttcacaaaatgggttgtgGCAGAGGCATACGTCACAGTCAGCAAAACAGACACTATGTCCTTCATTTGGAAGCATATTATATGTCAATTTGGGATACCATGGGAGATAGTCGTGGACAATGGAACCCCGTTCCAAAATGCGAAGGTACAAGAACTATGTGACACATACAAGATCAAGCTGAGCTTTGCCTCTGTCACTTACCCACAAGGCAACGGCCAAGCAGAAGCTTCCAACAAAGTTATCTTTGCCAACATTAAGAAGAACTTAGAAGATAAAAAAGGAGCATGGGCAGAAGAACTACCAAAAGTGttatgggcatataggacaaCAAAAAGATCCTCTACGGGAGAATCTCCCTTCGCCATGGTATATGGGACAGAGGCCATCATACTGACAGAAGTGGGCCTACCTACACTTCGAACAGAGATCACATCTGATCAAACAACAAACAACATTAAACTATTACACAACCTAGATCTTCTGGAAGAAGTACGCACGGTGGCACAATTACGACTAGAAAATTATCAAAAGGCTGTAGAACGCTACTACAACAAAAGAGTCCACTCATGCACATTTCGAGAAGGTGATTGGGTTCTGCATAAAGTCACAGGCAACAAGAAGAAGCTAGaaccgaattgggaagggcctttcgAAATCATTAAAGTACTAGGCAAAGGGCCTTACACCCTAAAGAAT AATTTAACAAAACGATAA
- the LOC133795534 gene encoding uncharacterized protein LOC133795534 — MPPKGNGVSGPVAQSVPLADVSDQIDWMCHLLEASQQLSDKAIKTLAKAQARLEAEIAKLRRSADTTRNTQAHDNLDSCRSEVLIDRVSSPHQNMNLGNERSQGIPPSSAIEERRAPTSDMHGRVEAEPTGPAQPAAEIRPQRTTPQVAHDSPSEGRVPSIRFLDNWKEDMLREMMQKFSDGRSAYATEHLDLVSRTTEKSPFSEWIQNEPKPRDFIIPSLPAFNGKGDPLNHLFQFQQKMALEANNEAIQCKVFSTTFSGPALLWFRQLKPGSLNSFSDLRRTFLQQYSVNREAPRTMADLYRIEQGENEHPKAYLQHFIDLVH, encoded by the coding sequence atgccaCCAAAAGGCAACGGAGTTTCGGGCCCAGTCGCACAGAGCGTCCCTCTGGCGGATGTGAGCGACCAGATCGATTGGATGTGTCACCTGTTGGAGGCGAGCCAGCAGCTGTCCGACAAAGCAATCAAGACATTGGCCAAAGCCCAAGCTAGGCTCGAAGCCGAGATTGCTAAGCTGCGCCGGTCCGCCGACACAACCCGCAACACCCAAGCCCACGACAATCTTGATTCTTGTAGATCTGAAGTTCTAATCGACCGCGTTAGTTCCCCTCATCAAAACATGAACCTAGGTAACGAAAGATCCCAAGGCATCCCTCCATCCTCCGCGATCGAAGAGAGACGAGCCCCAACCTCTGACATGCATGGGCGGGTGGAAGCAGAACCCACCGGACCCGCTCAGCCAGCAGCCGAAATCCGGCCTCAACGCACCACACCTCAAGTCGCACACGATTCTCCCTCTGAAGGTCGTGTTCCCTCGATCCGGTTCTTGGACAATTGGAAAGAAGACATGCTGAGGGaaatgatgcagaagttctcAGATGGGAGATCAGCCTACGCCACCGAACATTTGGATCTAGTATCAAGAACCACTGAGAAATCGCCTTTCTCGGAATGGATTCAGAATGAGCCAAAGCCTCGAGACTTCATCATCCCTTCCTTGCCTGCGTTCAATGGAAAGGGAGACCCACTAAACCATTTATTCCAATTTCAACAGAAGATGGCATTAGAAGCTAATAACGAAGCCATTCAATGCAAAGTCTTTTCAACGACTTTCTCCGGGCCAGCTCTGTTATGGTTCCGACAATTAAAGCCCGGATCACTCAATAGTTTTAGTGATCTTCGACGGACCTTCTTACAGCAATACAGTGTGAACCGAGAGGCACCCAGAACAATGGCTGATCTCTATCGGATTGAACAGGGGGAGAATGAACATCCGAAAGCATACTTACAGCATTTCATTGACCTCGTGCATTAA
- the LOC133797629 gene encoding lipid transfer protein EARLI 1-like translates to MASMATTAFLLALNLLFFTLVSSTYCPPPPKPKPCKACPSPSKPSPSPSKPSPSPSKPSPSPSKPSPAGPGSKSSCPKDTLKLGVCADLLNGLLNIVVGTPSATPCCSLIQGLADLDAAVCLCTAIKANVLGINLNVPVSLSLLLNYCGKKSPKGFKCV, encoded by the coding sequence ATGGCTTCAATGGCAACTACTGCTTTTCTTTTGGCCCTCAACCTTCTTTTCTTCACATTGGTCAGTTCAACTTACTGCCCACCACCACCAAAACCAAAGCCCTGTAAGGCCTGCCCCTCTCCATCGAAGCCCTCTCCATCTCCATCGAAGCCCTCACCATCTCCATCAAAGCcctctccatctccatcaaagcCCTCTCCAGCAGGCCCTGGCTCTAAGAGTAGTTGCCCAAAGGACACCCTTAAGTTGGGGGTGTGTGCTGATTTGTTAAATGGACTACTAAACATTGTTGTGGGAACCCCATCAGCCACCCCATGCTGCTCCCTTATCCAAGGCCTTGCTGATCTTGATGCTGCCGTTTGCCTTTGCACTGCTATTAAGGCCAACGTTTTGGGAATCAACCTTAATGTCCCTGTCTCATTGAGCTTGCTCTTGAACTACTGTGGCAAGAAGTCCCCTAAAGGCTTCAAATGTGTATAA